A stretch of the Pseudorasbora parva isolate DD20220531a chromosome 13, ASM2467924v1, whole genome shotgun sequence genome encodes the following:
- the si:ch73-233m11.2 gene encoding NACHT, LRR and PYD domains-containing protein 3 isoform X2 produces MQSEISYDMQQLHKEALRNSVLNSTLPNSLLGGQPVREVIQRGHYTPLSVCLCNDRRDSASRGDREVFEDVISREFSPGTVGCRVVFHGGVGMGKTTVVEKVIWDWATGTRLQHYTLLLRVPVLELAALEGKAESLQGMLGRIHTQISAESLAFALQRPQSLLLVLDGLEQLQGLLCYPSSSSSLVYDVQQEATGSVLLLSLLHGSALLPGASMLITSREPFEFASLRFFEVVGFSQAQKRMFFQGFFGDVSLSDRFFQQSKQALRVDEQCFRPAFCWTLCNVFNMQLESENAPPETLTHLLSIITRMLLQKQKMHAEETRELVVGLGKLTKPVCSYNDVTSCGLRSFLHHPVLSAFFCINGDVTSPDTTFTFLSPVMQEFLLAASFYLDHSLQILDECSDLYYTFLAGLSNSVQRKPLEDSVDRFDESRMAEFLQWLMGYASTVLSDINAKKHFRVFRILLHARNSSLVKESIRKSQWRLVGYSEMQEPDCEALSYVVSCLGELEDMNLYKGKLTDEQAQKLIPALRLSKSIWLVGCELNSADCVELAKMFSGGSRLRVLNLLWSNLADQGLIHLSSALENCRLQEINMDKCSLTAASMSALSSALENGFSELRILHLSRNSLRDDGMELISQAIQKRRLNTLKVLDCELTGSCCPSLAAALQSENCCLTELDVSMNDLGQSGAMHICQALMAPACTLEKLDLSSCEMTKENFRALGSVLTSGTSRLINLSLGWNNMSDNEAKYMWQALKHKNCKLQHLDMDNFNLTDACVEELCESVAASATLSTLILENNKLTDSAVPHLVKLMLDRPLMTKLNLKYNNFSEDVFDLMDTCPNIVY; encoded by the exons ATGCAGAGCGAGATTTCATATG ACATGCAGCAATTGCACAAGGAGGCCTTGAGAAACTCTGTGCTGAACTCAACTCTTCCCAACTCGCTTTTGGGAGGTCAGCCTGTGCGCGAAGTGATCCAGAGAGGCCACTACACGCCCCTCTCAGTGTGCCTGTGTAACGACCGTCGTGATAGTGCTTCGAGAGGAGATAGGGAAGTTTTTGAGGATGTCATATCTCGAGAGTTTTCTCCAGGAACTGTAGGCTGCAGAGTGGTTTTTCATGGTGGAGTTGGAATGGGTAAGACTACAGTGGTGGAAAAGGTCATTTGGGATTGGGCGACTGGCACGCGGctgcaacattacacactccTTCTGCGAGTGCCTGTTTTGGAGCTGGCTGCTCTTGAAGGGAAAGCTGAGAGTTTGCAGGGCATGTTGGGCCGCATACACACTCAGATCTCCGCTGAGAGCCTCGCCTTCGCTCTACAGAGGCCTCAATCTTTACTTCTTGTGCTCGACGGGCTGGAGCAATTGCAGGGCCTTCTATGCTATCCATCGTCCTCCTCTAGTCTTGTCTATGACGTACAACAAGAAGCGACCGGCTCCGTATTGCTGTTAAGTCTTCTTCACGGATCTGCTCTGCTTCCTGGAGCGTCAATGTTGATCACGTCCAGAGAGCCATTCGAGTTTGCATCTTTGAGATTTTTCGAGGTGGTTGGGTTCTCCCAGGCACAAAAGAGGATGTTTTTCCAGGGGTTCTTTGGCGATGTAAGTCTGTCAGACAGATTTTTTCAGCAAAGTAAGCAGGCGTTGAGAGTAGATGAGCAGTGTTTTCGTCCGGCCTTCTGCTGGACGCTTTGCAATGTGTTTAACATGCAATTGGAGAGTGAAAATGCCCCACCTGAGACTCTTACTCACCTCCTCAGCATTATAACACGCATGCTCCTGCAAAAACAGAAGATGCATGCAGAAGAAACCAGAGAGCTTGTGGTAGGTTTGGGGAAACTTACCAAACCGGTTTGCTCCTACAACGACGTCACTTCCTGTGGCCTGCGTTCTTTTCTGCACCATCCTGTGCTTTCTGCTTTCTTTTGCATCAATGGGGATGTCACTTCCCCTGATACCACGTTCACTTTCCTGTCTCCAGTGATGCAAGAGTTCTTATTGGCCGCCTCATTTTATCTCGACCACTCCTTGCAGATCTTGGACGAGTGCTCGGATTTGTACTATACATTTCTAGCAGGGCTGTCAAACTCAGTCCAGCGTAAACCACTTGAAGACTCCGTGGACAGGTTCGATGAAAGCCGAATGGCAGAATTCTTGCAGTGGTTGATGGGATATGCTTCTACAGTGTTGTCAGATATCAATGCAAAAAAGCATTTTCGTGTTTTTCGGATTCTGCTACATGCACGTAACTCATCTCTGGTCAAAGAAAGCATCCGTAAGAGCCAGTGGCGGCTTGTGGGCTACAGTGAAATGCAGGAGCCCGACTGTGAAGCGCTGTCATATGTAGTGAGCTGTCTGGGAGAGCTGGAGGATATGAACCTATATAAAGGAAAACTAACAGATGAGCAGGCACAGAAACTAATACCAGCGTTAAGGCTGTCGAAAAGCATTTG GTTGGTTGGATGCGAATTAAACTCAGCTGATTGTGTAGAACTGGCGAAGATGTTCTCCGGAGGCTCCCGACTGCGTGTGCTGAATCTCTTATGGAGTAACCTAGCGGATCAAGGCCTTATTCATCTCAGCAGTGCACTGGAGAACTGCAGACTACAGGAAATCAA TATGGATAAGTGCTCACTGACAGCAGCATCCATGTCTGCACTGTCTTCAGCTCTGGAAAATGGTTTTTCAGAGCTGAGGATACTACACCTGAGCCGGAACTCACTGAGGGATGATGGGATGGAACTGATCTCACAAGCGATACAGAAACGCCGCCTGAACACATTGAA AGTTTTAGATTGTGAGTTGACTGGCTCCTGCTGCCCCTCCCTGGCAGCTGCCCTCCAATCAGAAAACTGCTGTCTGACTGAGCTGGACGTGTCGATGAATGATCTCGGCCAATCAGGAGCAATGCACATATGTCAAGCCCTAATGGCTCCTGCCTGCACACTGGAAAAACTTGA TTTGTCGAGTTGTGAGATGACTAAGGAGAACTTTCGAGCGCTGGGGAGTGTTTTGACGTCTGGCACATCAAGGCTTATCAATCTCTCATTAGGATGGAATAATATGAGCGATAATGAAGCCAAATACATGTGGCAGGCGCTGAAGCACAAAAACTGCAAACTACAGCACCTGGA TATGGATAATTTTAATCTGACAGACGCTTGCGTAGAGGAGTTGTGTGAATCTGTTGCTGCCAGCGCCACTTTATCAACTCTCATCCTAGAAAACAATAAACTGACGGACTCCGCCGTACCACATTTGGTCAAATTAATGCTGGACCGTCCTCTAATGACCAAACTAAA TCTGAAGTATAATAACTTCAGTGAGGATGTTTTTGACTTGATGGACACATGCCCAAATATCGTTTACTAG
- the si:ch73-233m11.2 gene encoding NACHT, LRR and PYD domains-containing protein 12 isoform X1 yields MQSEISYDMQQLHKEALRNSVLNSTLPNSLLGGQPVREVIQRGHYTPLSVCLCNDRRDSASRGDREVFEDVISREFSPGTVGCRVVFHGGVGMGKTTVVEKVIWDWATGTRLQHYTLLLRVPVLELAALEGKAESLQGMLGRIHTQISAESLAFALQRPQSLLLVLDGLEQLQGLLCYPSSSSSLVYDVQQEATGSVLLLSLLHGSALLPGASMLITSREPFEFASLRFFEVVGFSQAQKRMFFQGFFGDVSLSDRFFQQSKQALRVDEQCFRPAFCWTLCNVFNMQLESENAPPETLTHLLSIITRMLLQKQKMHAEETRELVVGLGKLTKPVCSYNDVTSCGLRSFLHHPVLSAFFCINGDVTSPDTTFTFLSPVMQEFLLAASFYLDHSLQILDECSDLYYTFLAGLSNSVQRKPLEDSVDRFDESRMAEFLQWLMGYASTVLSDINAKKHFRVFRILLHARNSSLVKESIRKSQWRLVGYSEMQEPDCEALSYVVSCLGELEDMNLYKGKLTDEQAQKLIPALRLSKSICLMRSRLNFAAVTHLATALAEGQTTSLDLSYSTLENDSFRTLCHALTRSPVQYLSLVGCELNSADCVELAKMFSGGSRLRVLNLLWSNLADQGLIHLSSALENCRLQEINMDKCSLTAASMSALSSALENGFSELRILHLSRNSLRDDGMELISQAIQKRRLNTLKVLDCELTGSCCPSLAAALQSENCCLTELDVSMNDLGQSGAMHICQALMAPACTLEKLDLSSCEMTKENFRALGSVLTSGTSRLINLSLGWNNMSDNEAKYMWQALKHKNCKLQHLDMDNFNLTDACVEELCESVAASATLSTLILENNKLTDSAVPHLVKLMLDRPLMTKLNLKYNNFSEDVFDLMDTCPNIVY; encoded by the exons ATGCAGAGCGAGATTTCATATG ACATGCAGCAATTGCACAAGGAGGCCTTGAGAAACTCTGTGCTGAACTCAACTCTTCCCAACTCGCTTTTGGGAGGTCAGCCTGTGCGCGAAGTGATCCAGAGAGGCCACTACACGCCCCTCTCAGTGTGCCTGTGTAACGACCGTCGTGATAGTGCTTCGAGAGGAGATAGGGAAGTTTTTGAGGATGTCATATCTCGAGAGTTTTCTCCAGGAACTGTAGGCTGCAGAGTGGTTTTTCATGGTGGAGTTGGAATGGGTAAGACTACAGTGGTGGAAAAGGTCATTTGGGATTGGGCGACTGGCACGCGGctgcaacattacacactccTTCTGCGAGTGCCTGTTTTGGAGCTGGCTGCTCTTGAAGGGAAAGCTGAGAGTTTGCAGGGCATGTTGGGCCGCATACACACTCAGATCTCCGCTGAGAGCCTCGCCTTCGCTCTACAGAGGCCTCAATCTTTACTTCTTGTGCTCGACGGGCTGGAGCAATTGCAGGGCCTTCTATGCTATCCATCGTCCTCCTCTAGTCTTGTCTATGACGTACAACAAGAAGCGACCGGCTCCGTATTGCTGTTAAGTCTTCTTCACGGATCTGCTCTGCTTCCTGGAGCGTCAATGTTGATCACGTCCAGAGAGCCATTCGAGTTTGCATCTTTGAGATTTTTCGAGGTGGTTGGGTTCTCCCAGGCACAAAAGAGGATGTTTTTCCAGGGGTTCTTTGGCGATGTAAGTCTGTCAGACAGATTTTTTCAGCAAAGTAAGCAGGCGTTGAGAGTAGATGAGCAGTGTTTTCGTCCGGCCTTCTGCTGGACGCTTTGCAATGTGTTTAACATGCAATTGGAGAGTGAAAATGCCCCACCTGAGACTCTTACTCACCTCCTCAGCATTATAACACGCATGCTCCTGCAAAAACAGAAGATGCATGCAGAAGAAACCAGAGAGCTTGTGGTAGGTTTGGGGAAACTTACCAAACCGGTTTGCTCCTACAACGACGTCACTTCCTGTGGCCTGCGTTCTTTTCTGCACCATCCTGTGCTTTCTGCTTTCTTTTGCATCAATGGGGATGTCACTTCCCCTGATACCACGTTCACTTTCCTGTCTCCAGTGATGCAAGAGTTCTTATTGGCCGCCTCATTTTATCTCGACCACTCCTTGCAGATCTTGGACGAGTGCTCGGATTTGTACTATACATTTCTAGCAGGGCTGTCAAACTCAGTCCAGCGTAAACCACTTGAAGACTCCGTGGACAGGTTCGATGAAAGCCGAATGGCAGAATTCTTGCAGTGGTTGATGGGATATGCTTCTACAGTGTTGTCAGATATCAATGCAAAAAAGCATTTTCGTGTTTTTCGGATTCTGCTACATGCACGTAACTCATCTCTGGTCAAAGAAAGCATCCGTAAGAGCCAGTGGCGGCTTGTGGGCTACAGTGAAATGCAGGAGCCCGACTGTGAAGCGCTGTCATATGTAGTGAGCTGTCTGGGAGAGCTGGAGGATATGAACCTATATAAAGGAAAACTAACAGATGAGCAGGCACAGAAACTAATACCAGCGTTAAGGCTGTCGAAAAGCATTTG TCTGATGCGTAGTCGACTCAATTTCGCCGCCGTCACCCACCTAGCAACAGCGCTGGCTGAGGGCCAGACAACCTCGCTGGATTTGTCCTACTCCACATTGGAAAACGATTCATTCAGAACCCTCTGCCATGCTCTCACACGCTCTCCGGTGCAGTATCTCTC GTTGGTTGGATGCGAATTAAACTCAGCTGATTGTGTAGAACTGGCGAAGATGTTCTCCGGAGGCTCCCGACTGCGTGTGCTGAATCTCTTATGGAGTAACCTAGCGGATCAAGGCCTTATTCATCTCAGCAGTGCACTGGAGAACTGCAGACTACAGGAAATCAA TATGGATAAGTGCTCACTGACAGCAGCATCCATGTCTGCACTGTCTTCAGCTCTGGAAAATGGTTTTTCAGAGCTGAGGATACTACACCTGAGCCGGAACTCACTGAGGGATGATGGGATGGAACTGATCTCACAAGCGATACAGAAACGCCGCCTGAACACATTGAA AGTTTTAGATTGTGAGTTGACTGGCTCCTGCTGCCCCTCCCTGGCAGCTGCCCTCCAATCAGAAAACTGCTGTCTGACTGAGCTGGACGTGTCGATGAATGATCTCGGCCAATCAGGAGCAATGCACATATGTCAAGCCCTAATGGCTCCTGCCTGCACACTGGAAAAACTTGA TTTGTCGAGTTGTGAGATGACTAAGGAGAACTTTCGAGCGCTGGGGAGTGTTTTGACGTCTGGCACATCAAGGCTTATCAATCTCTCATTAGGATGGAATAATATGAGCGATAATGAAGCCAAATACATGTGGCAGGCGCTGAAGCACAAAAACTGCAAACTACAGCACCTGGA TATGGATAATTTTAATCTGACAGACGCTTGCGTAGAGGAGTTGTGTGAATCTGTTGCTGCCAGCGCCACTTTATCAACTCTCATCCTAGAAAACAATAAACTGACGGACTCCGCCGTACCACATTTGGTCAAATTAATGCTGGACCGTCCTCTAATGACCAAACTAAA TCTGAAGTATAATAACTTCAGTGAGGATGTTTTTGACTTGATGGACACATGCCCAAATATCGTTTACTAG
- the gpd1a gene encoding glycerol-3-phosphate dehydrogenase 1a → MSSPKKVCIVGSGNWGSAIAKIVGTNARNNTKFDSTVNMWVFEETVNGRKLTEIINTDHENIKYLPGHKLPDNVVAVPDLLDAAKSADILLFVIPHQFIGRACDTIKGKIKQDALGMSLIKGVDEGPDGLKLISEVIHEKLGIKMSVLMGANIANEVADGKFCETTIGCRDQTDGALLKELMQTHHFRVTVVQEADVVEICGALKNIVAVGAGFCDGLGFGDNTKAAVIRLGLMEMISFARLFCTAGSVSSATFLESCGVADLITTCYGGRNRKVAEAFAKTGKSLEELEKEMLNGQKLQGPATAAEVHTILKNKGVIDKFPLFNAVYKICYEGQSVTEFIRCLQNHPEHQ, encoded by the exons ATGTCAAGTCCAAAAAAAGTTTGCATCGTCGGCTCTGGGAActg GGGTTCTGCTATTGCTAAGATAGTTGGCACGAATGCGAGGAACAATACGAAGTTTGACTCCACGGTTAACATGTGGGTGTTTGAAGAGACGGTGAATGGGCGTAAACTCACAGAGATCATAAACACAGACCACGAGAACATCAAGTATTTGCCTGGACACAAGCTTCCAGATAATGTT GTGGCGGTGCCAGATCTGCTCGACGCTGCCAAGAGCGCTGACATCCTGCTCTTTGTGATTCCACATCAGTTCATCGGTCGTGCTTGTGACACCATTAAGGGCAAAATCAAACAGGACGCGCTTGGAATGTCACTCATCAAG GGGGTGGATGAAGGACCGGATGGCCTGAAGCTCATCTCGGAGGTTATTCACGAGAAGCTGGGCATCAAGATGAGCGTGTTGATGGGAGCAAATATCGCCAACGAGGTGGCGGATGGGAAATTCTGTGAGACCACTATTG GCTGCAGAGATCAAACTGACGGGGCGTTGCTTAAAGAACTCATGCAGACGCATCACTTCCGGGTCACGGTCGTACAGGAAGCAGATGTGGTGGAGATCTGTGGTGCACTGAAG AATATAGTAGCAGTCGGAGCAGGTTTCTGTGACGGGTTGGGCTTTGGTGACAACACAAAGGCTGCGGTGATCAGACTGGGTCTCATGGAGATGATCAGCTTTGCTCGGCTGTTCTGCACCGCCGGCTCTGTCTCTTCTGCAACTTTCTTGGAGAGCTGTGGCGTTGCTGATCTCATCACGACATGTTACGGAGGACGAAATCGGAAAGTCGCAGAGGCCTTCGCCAAGACTGGCAAG TCTCTCGAAGAACTTGAAAAGGAAATGTTGAATGGGCAGAAGCTGCAGGGTCCGGCCACAGCCGCTGAAGTCCACACGATACTTAAAAACAAAGGTGTAATTGACAA ATTTCCCCTTTTTAATGCAGTGTACAAGATCTGTTACGAGGGTCAGTCTGTTACCGAGTTCATCCGCTGCTTGCAGAACCATCCAGAACATCAGTAA